The region CGCACCCTGTCGGACTCGGCGTCGATCTTCCGCCAGTAATCCGTGAGCTGGCGATAGTTGGCAAGGAAGTAGTCGTCACCCAATCCGTGGCCGAACTGCTGGCGGGGAGTCGTGATCGGGAGCTGGGCCGAGGCAGGCAGCGACCCCAGGAGGGCGACACACAGCGCGAGTGCGAAGCGGAGCATGGGTCTCATATTTTGAGGAAAACGGCGATTTAACCGGCTGCTTCTTAACCGGCTGCTTCTGTAGTATAAACGGCTGCCTCGCCCCGCCCGCTGGGGCGCTCGCCCAGGACGGTCAGCACGACGCCGGCAAGTATCACCGCGCCGCCGGCGATCGTGGACAGCGGCGGGATCTCGCGGATTCCCGGGAGCGCGGCCGCGATCAGAGTCGCGCCGACCGGCTCGGCGAGCACCGTGAGGTTGACCACGTAGGCCGGCCGGTAGCGGAGCGCGTAGTTCATCGCCGTGTGTCCCAGCAGCATCGGGCCGATCGCGAGCCCGAGGAAAATCCATATCTCGCGCGCGGGCTGCGGCGCGAGATCCACACCGGATACGACGGCCATCGCGGCCAGCGAGGCGAAGCACGCGCCGTATACCACGGCGACGTAGGGCCAGAGGCCGAGACCGGTCCGGAGCCGTCGTCCGCTCAGATAATAGATGGAGGCCGTGACCGCGCCGAGCAGCGCGAGCGTATTCCCGAGAGGCGCGTTCGGGCTCACGGCCGCGGCCGCGGAGAAAAGCGCGGGCGTGCTGATCACGAATGCGCCGGCCAGCGCGATCAGAATGCCGGCGACCTGCACGGCCCGCGGCCGCTCGCGCAGCAGAACTGCTGAGAGCACGGCAACGATGGCAGGCTGCAGGCTGACCAGAGTGGTAGACGCCGCGATCGTGGTGAGATCGACCGAGGCGTTCCACGACCAGAAGTGCACGGCCAGCATGACACCCGCGGCGACGCCGATCGCCAGCTCGCGCCGGCTCAGCGCCCGCAGCTCACGCCACGTGCCGGTCGCAAGCAGCGCGACGAGCACGAAGGCGAGCGAGAACGCCAGCCGCCAGAAAGCGATCGCAATGGGATGGGCGTCCGACAGCCGGACGAGCGGCGCGGCGACGGAGATGCCGAGTACGGCTAGGGCGAGCGCAGCCTCTGGGTGGGGCCGGTGCATCGCCGAATTATAGGAGGTGCGTGTGAGTCCGGGCTGCGACCGGCTGCTCCGCGCAGGCCCGTCTTGGCGAGCGAGCGCAGCGAGGGAGCGTAGGGCCCGCGCGGAGTGCCCGGCCGGCAGCCCGGGCTCACCCAAGGCACGACTATTTCGAGAGCTTGATCTCGCCCAGCACGACCTGCCTTGGCACCTTGATCGGCGCTGGCTTGGGCGTCGCCCGCGGACGCGTGGTCCGCGCGCGCGTCGCGCGCTTGCTGGCGGTTCTCGTAGTGGTCGCGCGCTTCGCCGTGCGCACCTTCTTCGGCGCGGCCGGCACGCTGTACCGGCGTACTTCCGTTCCACCGAGCGACGCCATCAGGCGCGACGCGTTGTTCGCGTGCTTGTAGACCTTGGACGAGTACGTGTAGCAGCGGGGAGTGTTCGTCCCGCGGACGCAGCCGTTGTAGCGCAGCAACGCCTTGTGGAGATTCTTGGGCGAGCGGCGGACGTAATCCGCCAGGATCGCAACGCCGTGACAGATGTTCGACTCGACGTTGACGAGATTGTCCGAGCCGCAGCCCCATTCCCCGGCGTGGAAGGGCATCACCTGCATCAGCCCCGTGGCGCCCACGTTGCTCTTGGCCAGCGGATCGATGGCGGAGTTCTCCGTGATCATCAGGCCGACGAGCAGCACGGGGTCGATGTTCTTCCTGGCGGCCTCGCGCACCAGCGCCGTCGCGGCGCGATCGGCAATGCGGTCGTCCTTGGCGAACTTGCGCAGGACGAACGCGATTCGCTGCGTGACCGGAGCCGACAGATCGGGCGTGGCGTCGCCAATGAGAATCTCTTCCGGCGTGAGCGTCTGCTTCACTACTGTAGCGGGGAG is a window of Gemmatimonadaceae bacterium DNA encoding:
- a CDS encoding lytic transglycosylase domain-containing protein, whose translation is MSSNYDRRRIEQAPPSRSMRARLGTVPQMVFAAVMMLAGVVWAGTRVGTVYARPGELLALPATVVKQTLTPEEILIGDATPDLSAPVTQRIAFVLRKFAKDDRIADRAATALVREAARKNIDPVLLVGLMITENSAIDPLAKSNVGATGLMQVMPFHAGEWGCGSDNLVNVESNICHGVAILADYVRRSPKNLHKALLRYNGCVRGTNTPRCYTYSSKVYKHANNASRLMASLGGTEVRRYSVPAAPKKVRTAKRATTTRTASKRATRARTTRPRATPKPAPIKVPRQVVLGEIKLSK
- a CDS encoding DMT family transporter; amino-acid sequence: MHRPHPEAALALAVLGISVAAPLVRLSDAHPIAIAFWRLAFSLAFVLVALLATGTWRELRALSRRELAIGVAAGVMLAVHFWSWNASVDLTTIAASTTLVSLQPAIVAVLSAVLLRERPRAVQVAGILIALAGAFVISTPALFSAAAAVSPNAPLGNTLALLGAVTASIYYLSGRRLRTGLGLWPYVAVVYGACFASLAAMAVVSGVDLAPQPAREIWIFLGLAIGPMLLGHTAMNYALRYRPAYVVNLTVLAEPVGATLIAAALPGIREIPPLSTIAGGAVILAGVVLTVLGERPSGRGEAAVYTTEAAG